From Gossypium raimondii isolate GPD5lz chromosome 11, ASM2569854v1, whole genome shotgun sequence:
GTCGAAGATTTGTCAGGAGGAGACTTGTAATTAATCACCATTATTACATAAAACAAAGGGGAGTTTCAAACAAAGTGTTTCAAACATTTGAAGTAACGTTTCTACTGAGGTAATTTGAATTTcgagattaattttatttttatatattttatacgaaaattgcatgttttaatattGTTGGTCTAATGTAGAGGTGTTCATGTGCCGGGCGGCCTAGCTCGGCCCGTCCaaaatatgagagggttcgggtaaaaatataggcctgaaatatgggtttggggaaaaaacgaggcccgtttagaaaacaggtAGGGCTTCAGGCAAAAATTTTttggcccaggcccggcccggcccgaaaatatattaaatatatatttttatttttaaaatatactagttttagttttattttaagttttaagttagaaaatgttagatttttttacaacaattaatacaattagcaattaataatttgatataatttggtaattttactaacaattaatacaattaacaattaataattttactaacaaaatgttagtaacaattaataattaataatttgatataatttgataattttagtaacaattaatacaattaataattttactaacaaaatgttagattttacaaaatgttgactagtacaaaaaaatataatttgatacaattttaataacaattaattttgataacaattaattttaacaacaattagttttaattttaataaaaatataattttaattagaaaacgggccgggccgggctcgggttCCATATTTTTCCCCGGGCAAGGCCTGCAcaaatctcaggcccatatttcggcccgggcctaggaagcgggctaaaattttttgggcccggcccggcccatagACACCTCTAGtctaatgataaaatatattataaaatattatttctattaaaaaaatatgttctaatattattgagtctaataataaaatatattataaaacactatttctttaaaaataaaatttaaaccccaTAGTTACCATTCATTACAAATTGACATAAGTACAAACAAAGACAAACTTTCAGGTCCCTTAGCTGCTTTAATTATAACAGACTGCCCCATTTTTTGGTCCTGTTGATCCATTGCCAGCTATCAAACATATTTCCTGAAGATGAACCAAACCTCTCCAAATCATCCCCTTTTTCAGTTCATAAGTTGCATCATGTCATGTGTCTCTCCACTTTCATCTTTTTCGTGGGAAATTACTGTCAttactttgtttctttttgtacAAAACTAGCTTATAAACCTCCTAAAGTACCTTGGTTAATGGAGGTCACACAAGTCAATCACTTCACCTGGTTAAAAAGGGTTTGCTTAATGACTCAAATTAATTGCTCAAACTCTTTTTAACTGCTTTGACttctattttagtttttcagAAACACATGCTTGCAAATCCCACTTTTAACAAATCACATCAGATTACATTACTCACCCCCCTTGatcttacaatttaatttttatttttgcttttatattttactttggACCGACACTGGTCTAAGATTCCAAGGCTTCATTTAAGGCTAGCTTTACTTTCAAAACTACCTTATCCCTTATCCTAATCTACCAATATCTTCAAGTGTCGGTCACATGGTCAATCCAGTAGCAAACAACTAGAAATGCATACGTCTCGACAGTAAGCGGCCTTACAGTTCAATCAATCTCTATGATTCCTTTGTCGACAGTAATCTCAAACCCATGATCGTGGTAAGTTTTCATTCACAGTGAAAAATAAAGTGATGCTTCGTTCTATCAATCTGGCACTACGAAACTACAGTAAATTTGGACTGTAGCAAGGAGCAGGAGATCCTGGAGATGTGGGAAGGGTCTTGCTGTTGCAATGGTGGGCTCCTTTTAGTGCTTCTACTTTTAAGACTAAAATTGACTATTTTTTTCTCTGCAGGACATGATCCTTAAAATGctccttttctttgtttttggtaaaGGGAGATTTACAGCGATTACTTTTATAACGAAACATACACGTCTTAAAACAGACAGAAAGGCAAACCTGTCAGAGTTACTGATTCACTTGCTTCAGCTTCAAGTTatatcactcaaatcaaatgaAGTTTCCAGGAATGACACTGATAAGGAATTGTATATTTCACTAAATAATGTTTTTCTTAGTATATGATAATGTCATTTACAGTAACTTGATTTTGtaacaaaaactttaaaatttcaataagtTTAATCTGCCATGCATAAGACAATCCATGTGTATTATTGGTTTTTCCACCCATCATATGGTATAGAGCCGTATAACTTTATCTATCTTGCTTCGGCAAACGGGGCATAGTCCATTTTTGGCCTTTATCTCATTTAAGCAAGACATGCAACCAGCCATATGACCACAGGGGATGCATGCACCTTCTACCAGAGCTTCCCAACATATTATACAAGAGGAAGAACCATCTCCTTTAGCATCATTTGTGGTTGAGGCTCCATGATCTGTTGTTGTCGTAGCAGGCAAATGCACTGGATTGAAATCAATTGAAGGATACTGACTTGGTTCTTCAACTAAAACATCATCAGGAATTGGTGGAGCAGATGGAGACATGGAAGCATTGAGTCCACTTGTTTGGACATGGGCAGGAGGATCCAAGAGGCTTTGGAGACTTTGTTTACCAGTAGGTCTAGAATCCCAGTCGTTCTCTTTTTTAGTTCGTGCACCCATCCAACCACTGTGATCTCCAAGGGTTTGGACAGAGGGTCCAGAATCTAACACACCCCAACCATTGTAATCCTTTCTGGTTGGTCCATCCATCCATCCTGTGTTACCTAGCTCTGAATGTTCCCGTCCATCAGTAGGACCCCATCCATTATAACTTTCAGCATTTGTAGAAATCTCCCAACCGTTTGCATCAACTGCCCCAGAGCACCAGTTATTATTACGTTCTGGAGATTCAGCAACAGTTTGATGTGCATTTGCTGCACTTGAAGTTTGGGTATCAAGAACTGTTGGGGACGGGACAACCTAGAAACATTGCAGCTCTTGTTAGTATGCAAGATGCTTACTGTATGTTATATAATgcaatttatcaaacaaaacGAAGAAAAATAGTACTGTTTGTGAAACGTGAAACATAAAACACAACTTTCCAAAACTAATCCAACATAACCATTGAGTTACTTACAACAAAATATTCAAAGTCCCCCACTGAAAAATGACagaaatttcaagaaaacaaaTTACACTTGCCTGACTAACTTGATTTCTGAACAAATGAAGATGCTAAGTCATAAACCAGACCTCTAAAGCAATCCTCTTTAACAGACCAAAGGACCAAGCACATGCATGTTTTCCATCACTCCTCTAATTTTATAGCCTCCATAACTTGAAGAGCAgcattcaaaataatttataccgAAATGCTCAGAAAAATAACAAACTCATGTTTTCCACTCTTAACTGTTCACATTTGAATCCGAGCATAAGTCTATCCCAATCTAATTGAAACTAGACCAATTAGAGCGTATTACAATTACAATGATGCAATGACTATTTTCACAAGAATGTATTGTGATATAGTTTACCTGAAATTGTCAATACAAATACACATTTTGAAGTAACACTAGTATTCCTcctataaaagataaaagaaccTATTTCCAAAGATGATTTATACACTCATTTCCTCCCCATCTGATTAGATAAGAGTTTTGATTTTCATAATGAATTAAATATCCAATGACACCATTTTTATCACCTCTCAGAATTTCGAACATGCATGTATTCAGTTCTTTTTTGCGCAAAAACTAAGAGATACAAATTTCAGCAGGGTGATATATAGAATCAACTAAACCTGAAGATTTCCTTTGCATGCACTATATAACCATTGAAGCTGCTGCTTGTCTCCCTCATTTCCAGATGCAATCTTGTATCGAGTTTCTAACAGATAAAAATGGAATGAGTAAAAAGGTTCAAACACCAAAGGATATTATACACAAAAGGACTGTTGGTGAATACAATGGGAAAATGAGAAAGCCAATGTCTATTTCACTTAACAGTTAGATTTATTACTGCATTCATTCATAGCTAAACAATTTGCTATCACAGAATACTTCCAATTCCAAAGCTgcaaattaaataatcaatgaTGAAGTTTGCCTCATcttattgatatatatatgtatgacaAAACAATGGTatgataaaagagaaaaagagcaATCATAGATCTGAACTTATGCCTTTAATCaaccatttttatattaatcatatttatatagACACCATCAAATAGCAAAGTTGATCATATCACTAGAATAACAAGCATGATGCAGGAGCTTTACAGATGCATAAAGGTCATATGCAACACCAAAACATGGAACAAGCAATTCAATTAATAACATTCAGTGCCTAAGGAGAGTAAAGAACAATAAGAACCATAACATGACTAAGAGTATTCTTAAACACAGCCAAATACTTACCAGATCAGTTTCttatcagaaaagaaaaaaaaaaggacaataGGTTCAGCTATAGGAAGTTACTGGTAGTCTGATCAAATATGACAAGTGCTGGATCTGATTTAAGAAATTTGGGTTCTTCAATTTTGGCCTTCCAAAGAGCGATGACCGTCTGAGGCTGGGCATCCTGCTCGTATCAAGAATGtagatattaaatataaatatatgacatttttaaaagttatatccATGCCTGAAAGGCAaacttaaaaggaaaacaaaaagggGATTATGACATTATATGATGAATAAAATGGCTATATGAACTTCTCTTCACAAgttatttattgaataattCTCAAAGTCAGACTATATTCTTCCAGGGGACTAGGGTAAAGGGCAAAttgagtaaaagaaaatttaaagcaTTGCGTTGAAAACAAGATGACCATTTTAGTGGCCTAACCTGCAAAGTGGAATATATTGCAAGCTCGAATCTGGGAGGCCTCATGGGATTACCAGAACCACAAGGTATAATCACAACCCAGCTGTAAGAAAGCACATTAATTAGTACACAAGTAATGCATTTAAAGGGACTCGATCagttaacattatatatatagttttaatgaGAATCAGATATGCTCTAGATAAACTAAAAAGTGtggaaaatatcaagaaaagTTGGATATAAAGGCAGTAAATGTACATTGTACAGACATTTTCCTTGATAACAACTGAGGAGCAAATCCACCAAGGAATCTTGGACCGTGAAACTCCCGAAACCAGCCAGAGAAACAGCAAATATGATTCTGGATAGAACAACACATGCATGAAGCCTAGGAAAAACAACCTATCATAGCaaaaaagattaattaattatgcaCGTATTTCCCTCAAGCGTACCTCAATTGCACGGACAATATTTGTACACCCTTTATTTCTGGCAACCTCAAGCGGTGTCTGACAATCATCATTCCTCAATAAAAAATTAGCTGAAAACATTAATGTCAAACAAGAGCTTATAATACAAATAACAAATACCGAACTAGATCATAATTCCCGAGTTAAGCAAATAGGAAGACATACCGCCACGAGAAAGAAGCAGCTTAACAGTTTGCTCCAGGCCTCTTTTTGCAGCATGATGTAACGGAGTCCCTGCATTACGTCCTGCGAATGAAGGTTAAGTAAGAAGCAGAGTTAACACAAGATGCTTTTTATTACCAaggaaaaaacataaaaacaaaaaaaaataaaacacacacacacactcaCACAACTGTTCAATGTTTATGCACCCAATTCAGaatgtttttaacttttaattataaaGTGAGAGTGCGTACACCATGCAACAGAGTAAATAACTTGTCCAGAAATTTAGAACTTATTACAAAAACGAATATTGggcaaaaatcaaaatatactaTCAAAAGAAACCTACCAGGGCGGTAAGCATTGACATTGGCACCCATTTCAATCAGTGTCTTGGCCACATCTATTAATTCAGGATTCATGCATGCCACAATGAGGGCAGTCTTTCCATCTCTGTCTATCCACTACATCACAAAAACAACTCAGACTAtaactttcataatttcattatacaAAACACACATGTAAGCAAGAATCAAccataaatgatcaaattacttctttttttacttattttctgCTTTTCTGGGAACCACGAACGACACCCAGACTTTAACATGTACAATTTAAGGCGAACTGAACAACAAACCAACGTTCCCTAAAGGCCAACTCTTTATCGACTTTCCATCAAAATTACCTTAGAAAACTGACAGAATATAACTATGTAAGGGGAACAAATAGTTGAAGTATACGCACCTCAAGGCCAGCACCTTCTCTGCAAAGAGATTTAATGCCATCCACGTTCCCGGCAATTGCAGCCTGATAAAGCAACTCGTCTTTTGATTGCTTTTGGCGCATCGTATCAAGTTTCTGACCCATCTATAAGCTTTTACCCACAAATATTTTTGAAGCAAAAACAAGAAGTGCACCAGAGGTTTGAAGGAAGCGAAAGCGGGTGGTAGTGGTGAAGATTTGTAGGAGGAAACTTCTAAAGAAGTTGTAAATATTGCATTGTATTAATTGGAAGACAAAGGGAAACAGCGAGTTGAGGGAAGATAATTTGTCAGATTGATACGGTGAGAATAGCCACACCTAAACAGCCAAGTGGATCCATGTTCAATTCCATCACATTTTcgtaatattaaactaaaattaataaaaatgtaaaagattgTTTATTTAATAGTTATCGTTTAAAAAGTATAcgattttaataaaagaaattgcatattactcaattaataattattgataaaaaaatttaaagaaaatgtcaACAGTGATAAAGACTGTATTGGAGGATAAcgaacaatataaaaatttaaataatgtttataattttactaatataaaaacataaaccaAAAAAAGATTATTacaacttaaaatattatttaattatataaattattacaacTTTTATATTAACCAGATTAGATAACATTTTGTGTAATCAGGTAATATACAAAACTCGcctgttttagaattttaaaaaatgagtacTTGCGCtttgttaatataatataatgttaaaGAAGATTGATTTCTTTAATGACTGAATATCTAAACATCCATGGTTTCCCATCTCccaatgataaataaaatgtaagtggtattaaaagtttaaaaaccaGCATCTCACAGCTATCAAAATGCAAGTCATCTTTCGTTTTTGGTAGCTTCATCGTGAACTAACTCAGCAGGACCACCAACTCGCTCTTCTTCATTTTGGAGAATCCTTTCAAACCCCGAGATTTTGCAAGTGCCCTTAGTTCTTGTACCTTCAATGCACTGAGATCTTCGTGTTCAACCTGCCGTTCACTCTCATCTGTACCAACATCCGTAGATTTGCTCTCTGACAACTCATCCAACATGTTAGGTTCTTGATAGATTGACTCAGGCTCAGATTCAGACTCTAGTTCCGGCAAGTCATCAGGCGCAGCAGGTGACTCAACCAAACTCAAATTTCTGTCTGAATTTATGGTCTCCTCACTGGAATAAACTTGCTGATATTTTGTTCGCAGAACAGGTGACTTGCGTCGAAAATTTGATGCTGGTCTACTTAAAGTAGGGGCATAAGTTTTTTTGTCCTCGGTCTTCACTCTAACATTAGAATCAAAGAAGCTGGAGCTTTTATCTTCAATGGAAGAGTCATTCACTTCCGGATGATCCAAATGCAGGTCGCTGCTGTTGCCAATGCCGTCATTTTTCTTTCCTTGTTCGACTGAGTGTTTCCTCAACAGTTTAAGGAGCGAATCAACTGTTTCACTCTCATTGCTTTTTCTTTGTAAGGCTTCAGCTCTCTTATCTTCTTTAGCAGCTGCTCTTTCTCGAAGTTTAGCTTGGACCTTCTTGAAAAGCTCCACAATCTCCTTCTCCCTTGGAGATGGGGCTGCTGTAGCTTGAAAATTTGTCGAACCGGATAGCGAGAGAACTGGCCCATTTTTCGAAGATAACATTTCAGATTCATCAAGATTTTCAAAACTATATTTGTCTTCATTTTGCCTATTCCTACCTTGCAACCCATGTCTTTGCCTTGAGAAGTCAGGGCTCCTCCTATGACCACCAGAacttgctttgcatgcaaaaggTATTCCCCTGGAACCACATTTTGAAGATCTCATCTTCACCAGCGAACAAATTCTGCGTTCGCTATATGAAGAGCAAGGAGATAATGTCAAGGCTCTTCCAGAAATACCTGAGCAGGAGCGATATCTGC
This genomic window contains:
- the LOC105803209 gene encoding putative E3 ubiquitin-protein ligase XBAT35 isoform X1 yields the protein MGQKLDTMRQKQSKDELLYQAAIAGNVDGIKSLCREGAGLEWIDRDGKTALIVACMNPELIDVAKTLIEMGANVNAYRPGRNAGTPLHHAAKRGLEQTVKLLLSRGANFLLRNDDCQTPLEVARNKGCTNIVRAIENHICCFSGWFREFHGPRFLGGFAPQLLSRKIWVVIIPCGSGNPMRPPRFELAIYSTLQDAQPQTVIALWKAKIEEPKFLKSDPALVIFDQTTKTRYKIASGNEGDKQQLQWLYSACKGNLQVVPSPTVLDTQTSSAANAHQTVAESPERNNNWCSGAVDANGWEISTNAESYNGWGPTDGREHSELGNTGWMDGPTRKDYNGWGVLDSGPSVQTLGDHSGWMGARTKKENDWDSRPTGKQSLQSLLDPPAHVQTSGLNASMSPSAPPIPDDVLVEEPSQYPSIDFNPVHLPATTTTDHGASTTNDAKGDGSSSCIICWEALVEGACIPCGHMAGCMSCLNEIKAKNGLCPVCRSKIDKVIRLYTI
- the LOC105803208 gene encoding rho-N domain-containing protein 1, chloroplastic isoform X1; its protein translation is MQERHKKRFLLELHQNPPKPMSHALHLVSNNVPGYGPADCRYRSCSGISGRALTLSPCSSYSERRICSLVKMRSSKCGSRGIPFACKASSGGHRRSPDFSRQRHGLQGRNRQNEDKYSFENLDESEMLSSKNGPVLSLSGSTNFQATAAPSPREKEIVELFKKVQAKLRERAAAKEDKRAEALQRKSNESETVDSLLKLLRKHSVEQGKKNDGIGNSSDLHLDHPEVNDSSIEDKSSSFFDSNVRVKTEDKKTYAPTLSRPASNFRRKSPVLRTKYQQVYSSEETINSDRNLSLVESPAAPDDLPELESESEPESIYQEPNMLDELSESKSTDVGTDESERQVEHEDLSALKVQELRALAKSRGLKGFSKMKKSELVVLLS
- the LOC105803209 gene encoding putative E3 ubiquitin-protein ligase XBAT35 isoform X2 — translated: MSMLTALDVMQGLRYIMLQKEAWSKLLSCFFLVATPLEVARNKGCTNIVRAIENHICCFSGWFREFHGPRFLGGFAPQLLSRKIWVVIIPCGSGNPMRPPRFELAIYSTLQDAQPQTVIALWKAKIEEPKFLKSDPALVIFDQTTKTRYKIASGNEGDKQQLQWLYSACKGNLQVVPSPTVLDTQTSSAANAHQTVAESPERNNNWCSGAVDANGWEISTNAESYNGWGPTDGREHSELGNTGWMDGPTRKDYNGWGVLDSGPSVQTLGDHSGWMGARTKKENDWDSRPTGKQSLQSLLDPPAHVQTSGLNASMSPSAPPIPDDVLVEEPSQYPSIDFNPVHLPATTTTDHGASTTNDAKGDGSSSCIICWEALVEGACIPCGHMAGCMSCLNEIKAKNGLCPVCRSKIDKVIRLYTI
- the LOC105803208 gene encoding rho-N domain-containing protein 1, chloroplastic isoform X2 produces the protein MQERHKKRFLLELHQNPPKPMSHALHLVSNNVPDCRYRSCSGISGRALTLSPCSSYSERRICSLVKMRSSKCGSRGIPFACKASSGGHRRSPDFSRQRHGLQGRNRQNEDKYSFENLDESEMLSSKNGPVLSLSGSTNFQATAAPSPREKEIVELFKKVQAKLRERAAAKEDKRAEALQRKSNESETVDSLLKLLRKHSVEQGKKNDGIGNSSDLHLDHPEVNDSSIEDKSSSFFDSNVRVKTEDKKTYAPTLSRPASNFRRKSPVLRTKYQQVYSSEETINSDRNLSLVESPAAPDDLPELESESEPESIYQEPNMLDELSESKSTDVGTDESERQVEHEDLSALKVQELRALAKSRGLKGFSKMKKSELVVLLS